In Enterocloster clostridioformis, one genomic interval encodes:
- the modA gene encoding molybdate ABC transporter substrate-binding protein: MKKQICMMMAAMMAAAALTGCSGGAKETTAAPTAAKTAAETTQAPAAGEETEAESSAGETMAAQAGESAEILVAAAASLKNAYEDELIPMFQEQYPGVIVKGTYDSSGKLQTQIEEGLEADVFMSAATKQMTALDEEGMIESDTVTNLLENKIVLIVPAGSSAGFEKFEDIEKAESIALGDPASVPAGQYAQEALTSLGIWDKIQDKVSFGTNVTEVLNQVAASSADAGIVYATDAAGMADQVQVVAEAPEGSLAGKVIYPVAVVKNTAHAEEAKNFVEFLKTDEAIKVFEEYGFTKGE, encoded by the coding sequence ATGAAAAAACAGATTTGCATGATGATGGCGGCAATGATGGCGGCAGCAGCCCTGACCGGCTGCTCAGGCGGGGCAAAGGAAACAACGGCGGCCCCCACCGCGGCAAAGACAGCGGCAGAGACAACCCAGGCACCTGCCGCCGGTGAAGAGACAGAAGCAGAGTCTTCGGCCGGGGAGACTATGGCAGCCCAGGCAGGCGAATCCGCGGAGATTCTGGTTGCGGCTGCCGCCAGCCTTAAGAATGCCTATGAGGATGAACTGATTCCCATGTTCCAGGAGCAGTATCCGGGCGTGATTGTCAAGGGTACGTATGACAGCTCAGGCAAGCTCCAGACGCAGATTGAGGAAGGACTGGAGGCGGATGTGTTCATGTCGGCCGCGACCAAGCAGATGACAGCCCTGGACGAGGAAGGCATGATTGAATCCGACACCGTCACCAACCTGCTGGAGAATAAGATTGTGCTCATCGTTCCCGCAGGCAGCAGCGCGGGTTTTGAGAAGTTTGAGGACATTGAGAAGGCAGAGAGCATTGCTCTCGGAGACCCAGCCAGCGTGCCTGCCGGACAGTACGCGCAGGAAGCTCTTACCAGCCTAGGCATCTGGGATAAGATTCAGGACAAGGTAAGCTTTGGAACCAACGTGACAGAAGTGCTTAACCAGGTGGCCGCGTCCAGCGCTGACGCGGGTATCGTATACGCCACCGACGCAGCCGGCATGGCGGATCAGGTGCAAGTGGTAGCTGAGGCTCCGGAGGGCAGCCTTGCGGGGAAGGTCATCTATCCTGTGGCGGTAGTGAAGAACACGGCTCACGCAGAAGAAGCAAAGAACTTTGTGGAATTCCTTAAGACGGACGAGGCCATTAAGGTATTTGAGGAGTACGGATTCACGAAAGGCGAGTAA
- the modB gene encoding molybdate ABC transporter permease subunit: MDWSPILISMKTASLSIFITFFLGIFAAWAVVSMKNETWKLIWDGVLTLPLVLPPTVAGFFLLYIFGVKRPVGQFFIEYFSVKIAFSWTAAVIAAVVMSFPLMYRSARGAFEQVDQNLAAAARTLGMSEWSIFWKVLMTGGMPGVVSGGVLAFARGLGEFGATAMIAGNIAGKTRTLPMAVYSEVAAGNMDTAYRYVAVIVVIAFLSIVLMNWAALRPVNRKG, from the coding sequence ATGGACTGGTCACCGATACTGATATCTATGAAAACAGCCAGCTTGTCGATTTTCATTACGTTTTTTCTGGGAATCTTTGCGGCATGGGCTGTGGTGAGCATGAAAAATGAAACATGGAAGCTGATTTGGGACGGCGTGCTTACGCTGCCCCTTGTCCTTCCCCCTACGGTGGCCGGTTTTTTCCTTCTCTATATTTTCGGGGTAAAACGGCCGGTAGGACAGTTTTTTATTGAATATTTCAGCGTTAAGATTGCATTTTCATGGACAGCTGCGGTGATTGCGGCCGTGGTTATGTCCTTTCCTTTGATGTACCGCTCTGCCAGGGGCGCGTTTGAGCAGGTGGACCAGAACCTGGCGGCGGCAGCCAGGACCCTGGGTATGAGCGAGTGGAGCATCTTCTGGAAGGTGCTCATGACAGGAGGCATGCCGGGGGTTGTCAGCGGAGGCGTACTGGCCTTTGCAAGGGGACTGGGAGAGTTTGGGGCCACTGCCATGATTGCGGGAAATATAGCAGGCAAAACAAGGACCCTTCCCATGGCGGTCTATTCCGAGGTGGCCGCAGGCAATATGGATACGGCGTACCGGTATGTGGCAGTGATTGTGGTCATCGCATTCCTGTCCATTGTATTGATGAACTGGGCGGCATTAAGGCCCGTGAACCGGAAGGGATGA
- a CDS encoding XdhC family protein — protein sequence MKTLFTELRQLLEQGEEAVLVTIIASSGSTPRGTGSRMLVRKDGSIEGTVGGGAVEYQAMQTALKAMEDKASFAKGFTLTRNQVADIGMVCGGNVVVYFQYIRPGDQALSGLCGQVLDALAKDEDSWLILDITDETCWQMGLYSRSLGLAGIKGLGQLPEEELFGSNALQKEVDGRKFYIEPLVQAGTVYIFGGGHVARELVPVLAHVGFRCVVMDDREAFANPRVFPQAERTVMGDMEHISDYVDIRPRDYVCVMTRGHQFDYYVQKQAMALHPYYIGIMGSRNKIRVVTDKLLADGFSLEEIQRCHMPIGTDIGAETPAEIAISITGELIAQRAARMGKKR from the coding sequence ATGAAAACATTATTTACAGAGTTAAGACAATTACTGGAACAGGGGGAGGAAGCTGTCCTGGTGACCATTATTGCCAGTTCCGGCTCCACTCCCAGGGGAACCGGCTCCAGGATGCTGGTAAGGAAGGACGGGTCCATAGAAGGAACCGTAGGCGGAGGCGCCGTGGAGTACCAGGCTATGCAGACAGCCCTTAAGGCCATGGAGGACAAGGCTTCCTTTGCCAAAGGATTCACTCTTACCAGAAACCAGGTGGCGGATATCGGAATGGTGTGCGGCGGAAATGTGGTGGTATATTTCCAGTACATCCGCCCCGGCGACCAGGCGCTGTCCGGTCTCTGCGGCCAGGTCCTGGATGCCCTGGCAAAGGATGAGGACAGCTGGCTTATACTGGATATCACCGACGAGACATGCTGGCAGATGGGTTTGTACAGCCGAAGCCTGGGCCTGGCCGGGATTAAGGGGCTGGGACAGCTGCCGGAGGAGGAGCTTTTCGGAAGCAATGCCCTCCAGAAGGAAGTGGATGGGCGTAAGTTTTATATCGAGCCCCTGGTACAGGCGGGGACTGTCTATATATTCGGAGGCGGTCATGTGGCCCGGGAGCTGGTTCCGGTGCTGGCCCATGTGGGATTTAGATGCGTGGTCATGGATGACAGGGAGGCATTTGCCAATCCCCGGGTGTTTCCCCAGGCAGAGAGGACCGTCATGGGGGATATGGAACATATCAGCGATTATGTGGATATCCGTCCCAGAGACTATGTGTGCGTCATGACCAGAGGGCACCAGTTTGATTATTACGTGCAGAAGCAGGCCATGGCTCTGCATCCTTATTACATCGGCATCATGGGAAGCAGGAACAAGATACGGGTGGTGACGGATAAGCTGCTGGCGGACGGCTTCTCCCTGGAGGAAATCCAAAGGTGCCATATGCCTATCGGCACAGACATAGGAGCCGAGACACCGGCGGAAATTGCCATCAGCATAACAGGGGAACTGATTGCTCAGAGAGCTGCCAGGATGGGCAAAAAGAGATAG
- a CDS encoding NTP transferase domain-containing protein, with amino-acid sequence MRTGAVIIAAGHKSTISRFQPMLPVGDSTVIRRIIITLKRAGIEPVVVVTGQKADEVEKHIAGLRVICLRNQDYEQTQMYYSICMGLNYIEDLCDRVFILPAKFPMFLQDTIQRMMGSRAMAACPVYDGKRGHPVLVSKAAIGPLLAYHGERGLRGALRQPEINAQLEEIPVEDEGIIMAVESDEDCALGSLGREKLAVYPQVQLTLERNEGFFGPQAAQFLSLIGHTGSMQTACRQMHMSYTKGWKILKEAERQLGYPLLITQSGGAEGGFSQLTPKSKDFLDRYLRMEKELRMEGERLYKKYFSGEEETES; translated from the coding sequence ATGAGGACAGGGGCTGTCATTATCGCAGCAGGCCATAAGAGCACAATCAGCCGTTTTCAGCCCATGCTTCCCGTGGGGGACAGCACGGTCATACGCAGAATCATCATCACACTGAAACGGGCGGGAATCGAGCCGGTGGTTGTGGTCACGGGACAGAAGGCGGACGAGGTGGAAAAACATATTGCCGGACTGCGGGTCATCTGCCTGCGCAATCAGGATTATGAGCAGACTCAGATGTATTACAGCATCTGCATGGGGTTAAATTATATAGAGGATTTATGCGACAGGGTATTCATCCTGCCTGCCAAATTTCCCATGTTCCTTCAGGATACCATACAGCGGATGATGGGTTCCCGGGCAATGGCCGCCTGTCCTGTATATGACGGGAAACGGGGCCATCCGGTCCTGGTATCCAAGGCAGCCATCGGGCCTCTTTTGGCATATCACGGTGAAAGAGGACTGAGAGGGGCTCTGCGCCAGCCTGAAATCAATGCGCAGCTGGAAGAAATTCCGGTGGAGGATGAGGGGATTATCATGGCCGTGGAATCGGACGAGGACTGCGCCCTGGGCAGTCTGGGCAGGGAAAAGCTGGCCGTATATCCCCAGGTACAGCTGACACTGGAGCGCAATGAAGGATTTTTCGGCCCCCAGGCAGCCCAGTTCCTGTCTCTGATCGGCCATACAGGCTCCATGCAGACAGCCTGCAGGCAGATGCATATGTCCTATACCAAAGGATGGAAGATTTTAAAGGAGGCTGAGCGGCAGTTAGGCTACCCTCTTCTGATTACACAGTCAGGCGGGGCGGAGGGAGGTTTTTCGCAGCTCACGCCCAAGTCTAAGGATTTTCTGGACCGCTACCTGCGGATGGAAAAGGAACTGCGCATGGAGGGGGAACGGCTTTACAAAAAATATTTTTCCGGGGAGGAAGAGACGGAGTCATGA
- a CDS encoding nucleotidyltransferase family protein, translated as MKISFIYMASGFGSRFGSNKLLVPFKGKALYRHGLDCICRAAGELEKEGYQTEVLVVSQYEEILEQAESQGLRAVLNRFSGQGITASLRLGTDSASPESEALLFSVADQPYMSPFTLKEFIRGFRLAGKGMGCVCHQGKRGNPAIFAGAYREELMGLRGDRGGSVIMKAHPEDVWTMEVPEEELKDIDRAEDLGAVQN; from the coding sequence ATGAAGATATCGTTTATCTATATGGCTTCCGGATTTGGAAGCCGTTTTGGCTCTAATAAGCTTCTGGTACCCTTTAAGGGGAAGGCGCTTTACCGTCATGGGCTTGACTGCATCTGCCGTGCGGCGGGGGAGCTGGAAAAAGAGGGGTACCAGACAGAGGTTCTGGTGGTCAGCCAGTATGAGGAGATTCTAGAGCAGGCCGAAAGCCAGGGACTGCGGGCGGTCCTTAACAGATTCAGCGGCCAGGGAATCACCGCTTCCCTCAGGCTGGGAACTGATTCGGCCTCTCCTGAATCAGAGGCGCTTCTGTTTTCAGTGGCTGACCAGCCGTATATGAGTCCGTTCACCCTGAAGGAATTCATACGTGGTTTCCGGCTGGCCGGGAAGGGCATGGGCTGTGTGTGCCATCAGGGAAAGCGGGGGAATCCGGCCATATTCGCCGGCGCCTACAGGGAAGAACTGATGGGGCTTCGCGGAGACAGGGGAGGAAGCGTAATCATGAAGGCGCACCCGGAGGATGTGTGGACCATGGAGGTGCCGGAGGAAGAACTTAAGGACATTGACAGGGCAGAGGATTTGGGAGCGGTACAGAATTGA
- the moaA gene encoding GTP 3',8-cyclase MoaA, which produces MSNMKDALGRTIDYMRISITDRCNLRCKYCMPYGVECVPRWDILSLEEIRAVGICAASLGIRHIKVTGGEPLVRRDCCQLVKQLKSTPGIEKVTITTNGVLLERYLDDLTEAGIDGINISLDTLDRDLYQRITGTDALGTVTEAVRRACAMPLSVKINAVSIDFSQMDEEHREAGQDGWRQMAELAREYPVDVRFIEMMPIGYGRNFKTINHQELLEEMMKAYPCMEEDDRVHGFGPAVYYRIPGFKGSIGLISAIHGKFCGDCNRVRLTSQGYLKPCLCYEDGVDLRRILRKGQERPEEEGHYRWPYAGCPSDGELQRELRKAMEQAVLRKPAAHCFERPGQVTEAHNMIAIGG; this is translated from the coding sequence ATGAGCAATATGAAGGATGCATTGGGTAGAACCATTGACTATATGAGGATATCCATTACGGACAGGTGCAACCTGCGCTGTAAGTACTGCATGCCCTATGGGGTGGAGTGCGTTCCCAGATGGGATATCCTGTCTCTGGAGGAGATCCGGGCCGTGGGAATCTGCGCTGCCAGCCTTGGCATACGCCATATCAAGGTGACAGGGGGCGAACCCCTGGTGCGCAGGGACTGCTGCCAGCTGGTAAAGCAGCTTAAGAGCACACCGGGCATTGAGAAGGTAACCATAACCACCAACGGCGTACTGCTGGAGCGGTATCTGGACGATTTGACGGAGGCCGGGATAGACGGCATCAACATTAGTCTTGACACCCTGGACAGGGATCTGTATCAGAGGATAACGGGAACCGACGCACTGGGTACTGTGACGGAAGCCGTCAGGCGGGCCTGCGCCATGCCGTTATCTGTTAAAATCAATGCAGTGTCCATTGATTTCAGCCAGATGGATGAAGAACACCGGGAAGCCGGACAGGATGGCTGGCGGCAGATGGCGGAGCTGGCAAGGGAATATCCGGTGGATGTGCGGTTTATTGAGATGATGCCCATTGGTTACGGCAGGAATTTTAAGACCATCAACCACCAGGAGCTGCTGGAGGAGATGATGAAGGCATACCCCTGTATGGAGGAGGATGACCGGGTTCATGGCTTCGGACCGGCTGTCTACTACAGGATACCGGGATTTAAGGGCAGTATCGGACTGATCAGCGCTATCCACGGAAAATTCTGCGGCGACTGCAATCGGGTGCGCCTTACCTCCCAGGGCTATCTGAAGCCCTGTCTGTGCTATGAGGACGGGGTGGATTTGAGGCGGATACTTAGAAAAGGACAGGAACGGCCTGAGGAGGAGGGGCATTACCGGTGGCCCTATGCCGGCTGTCCGTCTGACGGGGAGCTTCAGAGGGAACTGAGGAAGGCCATGGAACAGGCTGTTTTACGCAAACCCGCGGCCCACTGCTTCGAGCGTCCGGGTCAGGTAACAGAAGCACATAACATGATTGCTATTGGAGGATAA
- a CDS encoding MOSC domain-containing protein → MSEQTKQSVCPTGVVKAICISDKRGIEKRAIEEGHFLVDFGIEGDAHAGRWHRQVSLLSYDKVRAFNERGANVIDGAFGENLVVEGIDFRSLPVGTRLYAGTVQLEMTQIGKECHSHCAIYKRMGECIMPKEGVFARVVREGIIRPGDVMRVEPPAEERPFTAAVITLSDKGARGERKDESGPAAKELLEAAGYEVVELLLLPDEPVQLKTQLIRLADSRQVDLVLTSGGTGFSLRDQTPEATMAVAERNAPGIAEFIRMKSMEVTDRAMLSRGVSVIRGKTLIVNLPGSPRAVKESLGFIMGSLDHGLKILRGSASECARS, encoded by the coding sequence ATGTCAGAGCAGACAAAACAGAGTGTCTGTCCCACCGGAGTGGTGAAGGCCATCTGTATCAGTGATAAACGGGGAATTGAGAAGAGGGCCATAGAAGAGGGGCATTTTCTGGTGGATTTCGGTATTGAGGGAGATGCCCACGCAGGCCGCTGGCACCGCCAGGTAAGCCTTCTCTCCTATGATAAGGTGAGGGCGTTCAACGAGCGCGGGGCCAATGTTATAGACGGGGCTTTTGGCGAGAACCTGGTGGTGGAGGGTATTGATTTCAGAAGCCTTCCCGTGGGTACAAGGCTGTATGCGGGCACCGTGCAGCTGGAGATGACCCAGATAGGAAAGGAATGCCACAGCCACTGCGCTATCTACAAGCGGATGGGTGAGTGCATCATGCCGAAGGAGGGAGTGTTTGCCAGAGTTGTCCGGGAGGGAATCATCCGTCCAGGGGATGTGATGCGGGTGGAGCCGCCGGCGGAGGAACGTCCCTTTACGGCTGCCGTCATCACTCTCAGCGACAAGGGCGCCAGGGGAGAGCGAAAGGACGAGAGCGGTCCCGCGGCAAAGGAGTTGCTGGAAGCGGCCGGATATGAGGTGGTGGAGCTTTTGCTTTTGCCGGATGAGCCGGTCCAGTTAAAGACACAGCTTATACGTCTGGCCGACAGCCGCCAGGTGGATCTGGTGCTGACCAGCGGAGGAACGGGATTTTCCCTCAGGGACCAGACTCCCGAGGCCACCATGGCAGTGGCTGAGCGCAATGCGCCTGGAATCGCCGAATTCATCCGCATGAAGTCCATGGAGGTGACGGACCGGGCCATGCTCAGCAGGGGCGTGTCCGTTATCCGGGGAAAGACCCTGATTGTGAACCTGCCGGGAAGCCCCAGGGCGGTTAAGGAGAGCCTTGGCTTCATCATGGGCAGTCTTGACCATGGACTTAAGATACTCAGGGGAAGCGCCTCGGAATGCGCCAGAAGCTAA
- the ltrA gene encoding group II intron reverse transcriptase/maturase has protein sequence MDTSSLMEQILSRDNLNAAYLQVVRNKGAAGVDGMTVEELGAYLSENGENIKEQLRTRKYKPKPVRRVEIPKPDGGTRNLGVPTAVDRFVQQAVAQVLTPIFEEQFHDHSYGFRPKRCAQQAVLKALEMMNDGHNWIVDIDLAKFFDTVDHDKLMTIFGRTIKDGDVISVVRKILVSGVMIDDEYEDTVVGTPQGGNISPLLANIMLNELDKELEARRLDFVRYADDLIIMVGSRQAAERVMKSVARFIEEKLGLKVNAEKSRVDKPKGIKYLGFGFYYDSFAKGYKARPHPKAAAKFKAQMKKYTSRSWGVGNGYKIGKLNRLIRGWINYFKIGSMKRLCAKMDGQIRYRLRMCIWKHWKTPKNREKNLIKLGLPPNAAHGISYAKGYARVCRSWNLHICISKERLAKFGLVSMEDYYAEKAVTC, from the coding sequence ATGGACACAAGCAGTCTCATGGAGCAGATATTAAGCAGGGATAATCTAAATGCGGCGTATCTGCAAGTCGTAAGGAATAAAGGAGCGGCAGGCGTGGACGGGATGACCGTTGAAGAACTTGGCGCATATCTTTCGGAAAACGGCGAAAACATTAAGGAACAGTTGCGGACGAGGAAGTATAAGCCGAAGCCAGTCCGCAGGGTGGAGATACCCAAACCCGATGGTGGTACAAGAAATCTTGGAGTGCCAACAGCAGTAGACCGCTTTGTACAGCAGGCGGTGGCACAGGTGCTTACCCCGATATTTGAGGAGCAGTTTCACGACCACAGCTATGGATTCAGACCCAAGCGGTGTGCACAGCAGGCAGTCCTTAAAGCATTGGAAATGATGAATGACGGACACAACTGGATAGTGGATATCGACCTAGCGAAATTCTTTGACACAGTAGACCATGACAAGCTGATGACGATTTTCGGACGGACAATAAAGGACGGAGATGTCATATCGGTGGTAAGAAAGATTCTGGTCAGCGGCGTAATGATTGATGATGAGTATGAAGATACGGTAGTCGGCACACCGCAGGGTGGAAATATCTCGCCGCTGTTAGCAAATATCATGTTAAATGAGCTGGACAAAGAACTGGAAGCAAGGAGGCTGGATTTCGTCCGGTATGCAGATGACCTTATTATAATGGTCGGGAGCAGACAGGCGGCAGAGCGGGTAATGAAGAGCGTGGCTCGGTTTATAGAGGAAAAGCTTGGACTGAAAGTGAACGCGGAAAAGAGCAGGGTTGATAAACCAAAGGGCATTAAGTATCTGGGGTTTGGATTTTACTATGACTCATTTGCCAAAGGGTACAAAGCCAGACCACACCCGAAAGCGGCAGCAAAGTTCAAGGCGCAGATGAAGAAATATACAAGCAGGAGCTGGGGAGTGGGCAATGGTTATAAAATTGGGAAACTCAACCGGCTTATCCGAGGGTGGATAAATTATTTCAAAATCGGAAGCATGAAAAGGCTGTGCGCAAAAATGGACGGACAGATTCGGTATCGACTGCGCATGTGCATATGGAAACACTGGAAAACGCCAAAGAACAGGGAAAAGAATCTTATCAAACTTGGTCTGCCGCCAAATGCGGCACATGGCATTTCATATGCCAAAGGATATGCCAGAGTGTGCAGAAGCTGGAATCTCCACATTTGTATCAGTAAAGAGAGACTAGCTAAGTTTGGTCTTGTATCCATGGAAGACTACTACGCCGAAAAGGCTGTTACATGTTAA
- the moaC gene encoding cyclic pyranopterin monophosphate synthase MoaC: protein MEFTHFDDQGNALMVDVGDKAETKREAVARGSIFMSPQCLEKVAQGTMAKGDVLGVARVAGIMGAKRTSELIPLCHILNLTKLTVDFTIKKESNEIEAVCTARTTGKTGVEMEALTGVSVALLTVYDMCKAVDKSMEIGDIYLEHKSGGKSGEFHNPRCARNRG, encoded by the coding sequence ATGGAATTTACACATTTTGACGACCAGGGCAACGCCCTGATGGTGGATGTAGGGGATAAGGCTGAGACAAAGCGGGAGGCAGTGGCCAGAGGAAGCATCTTTATGAGCCCTCAGTGCCTGGAAAAGGTGGCGCAGGGGACCATGGCAAAGGGAGATGTGCTGGGGGTTGCCAGAGTGGCAGGCATCATGGGGGCCAAAAGAACCTCGGAGCTGATTCCTCTGTGCCATATACTGAATCTCACCAAGCTTACCGTGGATTTCACCATAAAGAAGGAGAGCAATGAGATTGAGGCGGTCTGCACGGCCAGGACCACGGGAAAGACCGGCGTGGAGATGGAGGCGCTGACAGGAGTGTCCGTGGCGCTGCTGACAGTCTACGATATGTGCAAGGCCGTGGATAAGTCCATGGAAATCGGAGACATTTACCTGGAACATAAAAGCGGAGGCAAGAGCGGGGAATTCCATAACCCCAGATGTGCCCGGAACAGGGGATGA
- the yqeC gene encoding selenium cofactor biosynthesis protein YqeC, whose product MRAYFYEYGIWTGTDSLWHGLGLEGRMEQARSVKGPGPFVISMAGAGGKTSTIRRLAWEAVRRGLKVLVVTTTHMARPGAFGAFEGNAEEIRTVLGCHGLAVAGRLAEKGKIAFTGWELYREACSLADLVLVEADGSRRLPLKVPRAGEPVIPDNTDMILCLNGLSSLGKRAEDCCLRLEEARALMNRHGRRHYEDNRKPWGSAADGLGRNPENRADWVIQKEDMMTLINHGYLLPLRADYPGADVLPVFNQADTPQEAALAGEMLEGMGETSGAASGQLDQDVSARLF is encoded by the coding sequence ATGAGGGCTTATTTTTACGAGTATGGCATATGGACCGGAACAGACAGCCTGTGGCATGGCCTGGGGCTGGAGGGACGGATGGAGCAGGCACGGTCCGTGAAAGGACCGGGCCCTTTTGTGATATCCATGGCAGGGGCGGGGGGAAAGACATCCACCATCCGCAGACTGGCCTGGGAGGCCGTGAGACGCGGACTTAAGGTGCTGGTGGTTACAACGACCCATATGGCCCGTCCCGGTGCTTTTGGAGCCTTTGAGGGCAATGCGGAAGAAATCAGGACCGTTCTGGGATGCCACGGCCTGGCTGTGGCCGGAAGGCTGGCGGAGAAGGGAAAGATTGCATTTACAGGCTGGGAATTATATAGGGAGGCCTGTTCCCTGGCGGATTTGGTGCTGGTGGAGGCCGACGGTTCCAGACGCCTGCCTTTGAAGGTGCCAAGGGCCGGGGAGCCGGTGATACCGGACAATACAGACATGATTTTATGTCTCAACGGCCTGTCATCCCTTGGAAAGCGGGCTGAGGACTGCTGCCTGAGGCTTGAGGAGGCCAGGGCTCTGATGAACCGCCACGGCCGCAGACACTATGAGGATAACCGCAAGCCGTGGGGCAGTGCGGCGGATGGACTTGGCCGGAATCCGGAAAACAGGGCGGACTGGGTCATACAAAAGGAAGATATGATGACACTGATAAACCATGGATATCTGCTGCCCCTGCGGGCGGACTATCCGGGAGCGGATGTCCTGCCGGTATTCAACCAGGCCGACACCCCGCAGGAAGCAGCGCTGGCCGGGGAAATGCTGGAGGGCATGGGAGAGACATCTGGGGCTGCAAGCGGACAGCTGGACCAGGACGTGTCTGCCCGGTTATTTTAA
- a CDS encoding sulfate/molybdate ABC transporter ATP-binding protein, protein MNSEYNLHLEVDIRKKLKGFSLDISFEAGRGCLGILGPSGCGKSMTLKSIAGIIRPDEGRIALRYAQGEAAGGRVLYDSALKINEKPQVRRVGYLFQNYALFPGMTVEQNIMVGLKGGRGNVGLRRRRPMSREAGEQKVSEMVERFRLHGLEKRYPGQLSGGQQQRVALARSLAYEPEALLLDEPFSAMDTYLREGLRLELAGALKEYDGVTIMVTHDRDEAYQLCDNLLLMDRGCVLAAGRTRDIFQNPVTCQAARLTGCKNISRIERLGERRIRAVDWDGLELATDRPVGDAITYVGIRAHDFEPLSESGARAYMEREDANLIKVCSPCISEMPFEWYITLQNGLWWKKEKDIHTHDTAGVVPQWLRVAPSALLLLTGEL, encoded by the coding sequence GTGAACTCAGAATACAATCTTCATTTGGAAGTTGATATAAGAAAGAAATTAAAGGGTTTCAGCCTGGACATCAGCTTTGAGGCGGGGCGGGGATGCCTGGGCATCCTGGGGCCGTCGGGCTGCGGCAAAAGCATGACACTGAAATCCATAGCCGGCATCATCCGCCCGGACGAGGGCAGGATTGCCCTGCGCTATGCCCAGGGGGAGGCGGCCGGGGGCCGTGTTCTCTATGACTCTGCCCTCAAGATCAATGAGAAGCCCCAGGTAAGGCGGGTGGGCTACCTGTTCCAGAACTATGCTCTGTTTCCGGGCATGACCGTGGAGCAGAACATCATGGTGGGATTAAAGGGGGGACGGGGAAATGTGGGGCTTAGAAGGCGCCGGCCCATGTCCCGGGAAGCCGGGGAACAAAAGGTGTCTGAGATGGTGGAACGGTTCCGGCTTCATGGTTTGGAAAAACGCTATCCGGGCCAACTGTCAGGGGGACAGCAGCAGAGGGTGGCCCTGGCCAGGAGTCTGGCCTATGAGCCGGAGGCGCTGCTGTTAGACGAGCCGTTTTCAGCCATGGATACATACCTGAGGGAAGGGCTGAGGCTGGAGCTGGCCGGCGCCCTTAAGGAGTATGACGGGGTGACCATTATGGTGACCCATGACAGGGATGAGGCATATCAGCTCTGCGATAATCTGCTGCTTATGGACAGAGGATGCGTGCTGGCAGCCGGAAGAACACGGGACATCTTCCAGAATCCGGTCACATGCCAGGCAGCCAGGCTTACGGGGTGTAAGAACATATCCAGGATTGAACGTCTGGGGGAACGCAGGATACGGGCCGTGGACTGGGATGGCCTGGAGCTGGCCACGGACCGTCCCGTGGGTGACGCCATCACATACGTGGGCATCAGGGCCCATGATTTTGAACCCCTGTCAGAGAGCGGCGCCAGGGCTTATATGGAGCGGGAAGACGCAAATCTTATAAAAGTATGCTCCCCATGTATTTCCGAAATGCCTTTTGAGTGGTATATTACTTTACAGAACGGTCTGTGGTGGAAGAAGGAGAAGGATATCCACACCCACGATACGGCGGGGGTGGTTCCACAGTGGCTCAGGGTGGCGCCGTCCGCCCTTTTGCTCCTGACAGGAGAACTTTAG